Part of the Arachis hypogaea cultivar Tifrunner chromosome 6, arahy.Tifrunner.gnm2.J5K5, whole genome shotgun sequence genome, tcccttccaattagcagcgagctttccttccccagACTTGTTGACTCCTATGTCATTTCTGATTAAGACCAAATCGTCTGCGGCGAAGCTCCTTCGAATGACCTTTTTGTTGTACCTgatagtcatcctttgtttcagtgctacttctcttatctgggcttgctcTCGGACTTTGGGGAGCAAATCAagttcctctttgtgcccctgtatgttccCGATTTCATCATGGAGGATCACCCTTGGGCTTTGTTCACTGATTTCCACTGGTATCATAGCTTCTACACCATAGACAAGTCGGAAGGATGTTTCTCCAGTGACAGATTGTGGTGTCGTCCGGTAAGCCCACAATACTTGGGGGAGCTCCTCTgtccaggctccttttgcatcttgtagtcttttctttagccctgccaatatgactttgttggctgcctcgacttgtccatttgcttggggatgttccaccgaggtgaactggtgtttgatcttcatactggccACTAGGTTTCTAaaggtggagtcggtgaactgggttccgttatctgtagtaatggaataaggtattccataccttgtgatgatatttttgtagaggaacttccgacttctttgggctgtgatggtggctaatggttctgattctatccactttgtgaagtaatctattcccacgattaaGTATTTGACTTATCCTGGCGCCTAGGGAAAAGgactaacaaatccattccccactttgcaaagggccatggagaagttatactaatgagctcctcggggggagccacgtggaaatttgcatgcatttggcatggttggcactttttcacaaattttgtggcatctttctgcaaggtcggccagtagaatccagctcggattactttcctagctagcgacctggctccgagatgatttccgcaTATCCCATTATGAGCCTCCCCTAGTACTTCAGTggtccttgaggtcggtacgcacttcaacaatggcgttgatattcctcttttataaaggatatttttcaccagagtgtaatgttgtgcttccctccggattttcttaatctctttttcctctttggggaggatgtcgaattttaggtattcgaccaatggattcatccatccgagatTTAGCCCAGTTACCTCAAGGACATCTCGTTTGTCCTCTACTTTTACCacagagggttcttggagagtttcctggatcaagcttctattattccctcctgacttggtacttgctaacttggagagggcgtctgctctgctattgagATCTCGGGTTATGTGCttaacctcggtttctgcaaaatgCCCGAGGTACTCCAGAGTTCTTTCCAAGTATCTTTTCATGTTCGGGTCTttagcctgatactctccatttatctgggaggtcaccacttgagagtcactATATATCATCACTTTAGTTGCACCAACTTCTTCTACCAGCTTCAGTCCTAcaatcagggcttcatattctgcctaattatttgaagctgggaattcaaatttgagggatacCTCTATTTGGGTTCTCCTTTCTTCAgccagtattatgcctgcaccgcttcctgacttgtttgaggatccatctacatagagttcccatgcagttggcttttcctcttgatctcccgcgtattctgctatgaagtcggtgaggcattgggctttgattgctgttcgagtttcatacttcaagtcgaactcggagagctctattgcccattgaaccattctccctgcaacatccgtcttttggaggatttgcttcatgggttggttcgttcggACTCTTATCGTATGAtcttgaaagtaaggtcgtagcctccGTGAGGCTATTACCAAGGAGTAAGCAAATTTCTccagtttgtggtaccttagttcggggccttgtagaactttgctgatgaagtacactggatgttgtccgacctcgtcctcCCTTATCAGGGCTGATGCGACAGCTTTGTCTACTACGGACAGATATAGGACGAGATCTTCCCCAActagaggtcgggttaggattggaggttggctcaagaaccttttgaactcctggaacgctttTTCACATTCTGAAGTCCATTCAAATtggcatccctttcttaataaagagaacagtggaagggattttaatgctgatcctgccaagaacttGGAGAGGGATGCAAGTCGGCCGTTTAGTTGTTGAACCTCCCTTAagcaagttgggctcttcatttCCAGTATAGCTTGACACTTATCGGAATttgcttcaatccctctttgCGTCAGCATAAACCCTAGGAATTTTCCGGCCTCCACTGCGAAggtacactttgcgggatttagcctcatcccgtgtaaccttatggtgttgaagacttgcgagaggtctgtCAAGAGATCAACTTCTTCCTtagtttttactagcatgtcgtctacgtagacttccattaagCTCCCGAGGTGGGGGGcgaacaccttgttcatcagcctttggtatgtggcccctacattttttaatccaaatggcatgaccacgtagcagaaaTTTGCTCGGGGCGTGATGAacgatgttttctcttggtctagCTCATACatagggatttgattatatcccgagtaggcatccatgaacgacaagtattgataccccgatcTAGAGTCTACTAGAGTATCAATACTTgtgagtggataagggtccttgggacacgccttatttaagtcggtatagtcgcgCACATCCTCCATTGGCCATTTTActtcttgactagcactacatttgctAGCCACGTTGGATACTTAACTTCTCtaatgaagccggcttctaggagtgcCTGCACTTGCTCCTCCATCACTAGGGCTCGTTCTGGGCTGAGCTTGCGCCTTCGCTattgtacaggtcgggatcctggatacaccgagagcttgtgggacataaGCTCGGGATCTATTCCAGGCATGTCAGaggctttccaggcaaagaggtcagaattgTCTCTTAGAagcttagtcaacccttgctTCAGGGTTTCctctaggttggctcctatgttggtattttttcccTCCTCTTTGCCGACCTGTATTTCCTCAGTTTTTCCTCCTGGCTGCGGTCGCAACTCTTCTTTGGCCCTTGCACCgccgagctctatggtgtgaacctctttgccttttcccctcaggttcaggctttcattgtagcactttcttgccaatttatgGTCTCCCCGCACCATTGCTACCCCCGCTGttgtcgggaatttcatgcagagatgGGGGgtggataccaccgctccgagtcgatttagGGTAGCTCTTCCGATTAgtgcattatatgctgaccccacgtcgatgactatgaagtctatactcagagttttggattttttccCCTTTCCAAAGGTAGTATGAAGGGGTAAGAATcccagtggctttattggcgtgtcacCTAGCCCgtataaggtgtcggggtaggctcttagctCCCTCTCATCCAACCCTAGCTTGCCAAACGCGGGTttgaaaaggatgtccgccgagcttccttgaaaagaatcatgcattaaagattgacaatccaaggtaagaagaatagcaactcaatgttcatggttagctagttttctaagcatgctacaatcacaaaagagatgtaaatgattgatgcttctatctagctcaatttataaaatctttctcttatatttcttccttgaaacaagcttttgattttcttattagcttctccttttgggtgctttgccccatgagttgataacaaagctacgacttctaaatgctttgttttcaagtattaccacttgatacataagcaccacaagcatttaattagaggacttcattaagctcatttttcttttcttttcttgactctctaatcattgatgctcagagccttgagctttgagggagtgcttttgcacttgagcctagccttgacttctaagtgttttgttttcaagcattttacttgatacataaacaccacaagtacttagcaaataaattgccattggtactcagagccttcagctttctcattctttccctttttcttttcttgctttaattgtatttgcttcttcaaggttttcatgattttcaaaagatttcacaaaatgtcctaaatgaaaacttcaattaaataaaatccaatgcaattgagcaacaattaatcatactagctttccaatacttgtatgcacatgctaaaatcttctttaattccttgtttgtttatgatcatgatgctttattgcttttaaactcacaaaactcaagttggtagtcataatgccacagcaacatgttacaaatcaaaaattcaagctatgcttagtcatactACACAtgcaaacagagagataaagacaatcatgcaatttagagtgctggaaacaaatgagaagaaaaggaactctacaaccttgtagttcatcttcattattgttgtccttttcctctattcttcctctttcccttgccaaactcaaaatgcttgctcatcctcaagcaataattagaacaatggctatggggctaagatggatcatgaatgtcttatacaatgaaatgttagtagcacatgtgttttaagcaagcaaaattaaagataacaatcaaggcacaagagacagagacatttttgATTGCATATATAAGGaagtgtgcacaatacattgcataaaagataagtggcacaccaaacttagtgtgacactttcacttggaatctatgcaagtatcttgtaagaattggaaccaaattttgttgcatagcaacaccaaacttagaatgcaatcatatgtcaatttatttgaattaaaactaagcaggtGAAACTATTATTTGttaagtataatcaccaagccaagaatctgtcatgaataaagctctcttggtaatgtattaacaaacacagtaaataagcaaactgaAATGAAAGCATttttaaaacagaaaaatgactaaagaaagtagaatgaaaaagtgtcaaattaaaagagaaaaataaaattgcagaggcattatgattatgcagacaagtagtgttgcttgaatgaattgcatagaaaataagtggcacaccaaacttagaatcttggtgtgtcactttcatttttgatatgatgcaatcatccaaaaagatcgaaaataatttgttgcaaggcaacaccaaacttagaatgtaaccatatgccaatttattgaatttaaacaaagcaaagaaagaaaacaaggctgagaagaaatgttacctacggttgggttacctcccaacaagtgctcttttagtgtcattagcttgacatgttgttcttcactttcttcctcttcttccagtttgttaagaggaatgaccttaagggaggagaagattcagctactgtcccttgtcttggcctttcctcagcaagctttcttttgcaaatggcttgattgatcttgcttgctggattagggacagaattggtgttcttgctagttgccttcacttctttggattcaagacttggttgctgtgtgattattggagtttcgtattcatccagagctttttgaattggtggttccatgagcttttcttctatgtacttctctgcttcacttgagtataaattttctggaatgacttcctcactttcttgctcctccactcctttctttgcacccaacatttgacttaatagctttttcattgaggaggtttgttgatcttcccaacatttcttcatctcctcttcatatctttcaatcatggattcaattgTTGAGCCATTTTGTTTCAGGGAAGTTTGAAAGAGTTGTGAATTTTCATGTCCacttgtcacctcaagtggcttCTGTGGATATGCAGCTTCAGGTTCAATTGCCTCATTCTCCTCATTTTCCATTgaattttcacttgacacagaggcttcctcatcttgcttttccacttcctcacccacaaattggtcttcatcctcactgtttgatggttctaagttcccccttgtttgctctaaggtcccattcatcttcttgaggatggtttctttccaggattggggttgtgtgtatctttccacgagttttctatgtatttcaatggcttgaaggtaatcctcatctgctgGTTCAAAAGataaaggttgagagtaattttggtgacgtaGATGGATGTATTGTAGTGAAGTTGTGTTggggggtgtggaatgagttgtgtgattgatgggatgacttgtatggattttggaggaaactttgtgttgaggcataatcaagtgatgaagaactttcaaatgagaaattgggacgtgagggtggatgctctttcattccttggtgatactcccagccaccattagagtaatgacttgaatcattttgtggtggtggaaagtatcccatatgattctcttgctcatcttgtgtctctgaagcaaatctccatgagttggagtgctcagaatgtgtattctcttgatGATATTCCCAAACACCATTAGAGatcggtgatggtgggtgatatcccataaaattttgtttgaccataagatgagttaaactccatttgtattttgtaaacatcaatgaaatttgaaattcatgtcacagagaaagaatttcttagtgaggcaatagcttaaacaccttgctatcaatttaaaacagagaacaaaaacaaaaaaaatgcttgatctagacttctcacccacttaatcattgttgatctaatcaatccccggcaacggcgccaaaaatttgatgtgtgaaaaacgatccaacacaaaactcaccgacaagtgtaccgggtcgcatcaagtagtaataactcacaagagtgaggtcgatcccacagggattgatggatcaagcaactttagtgggtgattagctTACTCAAGCAAACATTGAAGTGATTTatgtgaaattgtagccaacagaaagtaaatggcagtgaatttaaagttgcagaatgtaaattgacaagtaacttaaagagcaagaaatgtaagttgcagaaatttaaatgacaagaaatgtaaattgcatcaaatgtaaagggggttgggtgctggaaattaaagagacaatgaaacaagcaatcaaagagatcttgagaacaagtgacaggaaatttaaagtgcaggaaaattaaattcagatcatagtagctcaaatgtaaaatgcagaggaacacacgtgcaggaaagtaaattgggagcaatagaacataaagtaaaaattgcagagaaggaaattgtagcagaaaaaTAAACCAGCAAGAAGACTAAAATCAATTCTCAAATCTCAAAGAACACTTgacaatttcaatgaaacagtaaaagtaaaaggaaaaccaagagctcaactcaattgcaaaataaaatttaagatctcaggaaatcaaagagactagaaaacaagtctagatctcaattccttccttgattcaatagcaaacagattgaagaataaagaaagatggaagcagtaattgaaagctttgattcaaatcgtaatttcttgaattatgcagaaaaataacaagagaagttgcagatggagaatgaaaacagaattccttccaaactcaatccaaaattcaaaaaaatagaaaatgaaaactaaagagagagctctctaatcctactactccctagtggagctagcctccAATCCTTCTAATGGAGCCTCCCCCCTCTGAAacgagagtgatgcctttatatagactttttacaaaatgaaaataaaatgaaattgaaattcacaaaataaaattcctaatctagcttattcttgtgcctttgagtgatgatgtggccTTTGCTttctttggatttgaggagaaatgggtttggttggccttgattcaatttggagaagaattgaattaaattagatttttattgaatttttggcccatgtgaAAATTTGCTTtcaggaggatgctcagctcacaagttgagctgagcattgaggccttgtgTGTGGGTTTCTTGTAGCGTGCATTGTTGGGGAAGGCACCAGGGGAGTGCTCAACTCACAAGTTGAGCGCAACATCCTTGCTTCCTTAGTGAGGTATCCGTGTtcaagccttggtggaagcatttggggagcaatttttcttgcattttcttaAAGAAAGCACGACAATGCTCACCAAGTGAGCGCTGTGCTGTCCAAGTGAGCGCTATTAGAAGCGCCTCTTTGCCTTGGAGTGAGGCTCCCTCTTTGAATCTTGGTGGTTGCACTTTggtctatttttgcttgtttttggcccttaaagatgcatttcactcgtgcctcaatttcataCCAAATATAGTTTtccatacattgttggaaagctctgaatgtcagttttccaacgcaactggaagcacatcaatcggacatctgtagctcaagttatagcccttggaaggaggcatggtcatgctgtgagcgcccagattttaacttagccaaaattttgcttccaagttGAAATTGCATCAGGGCAATGCTcagctcactaagtgagcgcaGCATTGTATGCTGATTgcctttttttctttaatttggtcatgggccacgcttttaaaagcgtggcctaagcatccaaagtgtgctccaacttcaaagtgttttccaaagctcttttttttttcctttttagcttattttgtgcttctttgcttctttttcttcttatttcctacaagatttataaaattaaaagatcaagaaaatataccatttaagcacaaaagcattcaatatttaagcacaaatcatctatttcttgtatgaaaaagcatagaaaaacatgacatggtgacatgtcatcaccaaCTCGACTCTCTCAGTttggcattttcctccatgttgatgtacttttccgctCTCTCCTGTACATCATTGAAAGAGGTcgggtgcctttttgatatggactgtgagaagggtccTTCCCTAAGTCCATTTACTAATCCCATGATAACTCCCTCTGTGGGCAGATCTTGAATTTCCAAacacgctttgttgaacctttccatgtaatcACGTAGAGGTTCCCCGACCTCCTGTTTAACTCCCAAGAGGCTCGGTGCGTGttttactttatccttctggatggagaatcgcaTCAGAAATTTTCTTGAGAGGTCCTCAAAGCTGGTAACCGACCTTGgagggaggctatcgaaccacttcatcaccGCTTTTGACAGGGTGGTCGGAAAAGCCTTGCAACGTGTtgcatcagaagcatcagccagatacatctgacttttgaaattgcttaaatGATACTTTGGGTCTGTGGTCCCGTCATAGAGGTTCATATCAGGGCtttgaagtttcttggaaccttcgccctcattatgtcctcgctgaacgGGTCCTCTCCTCCCAAGGGCGACTCTTCTCGGTTGCCGCAGGAGTTTCGGCCTTTAAGGGAGGATTCAAGCTTTGtgagtttttcttccaactcttttCGTCGTTCTATTTCCTCCCTGAGGTTTTGCTCTGCCTCTCGTTGTCGTTCTAGTTCCTGTTCCAGTTGC contains:
- the LOC140173746 gene encoding uncharacterized protein, with the translated sequence MYLADASDATRCKAFPTTLSKAVMKWFDSLPPRSVTSFEDLSRKFLMRFSIQKDKVKHAPSLLGVKQEVGEPLRDYMERFNKACLEIQDLPTEGVIMGLVNGLREGPFSQSISKRHPTSFNDVQERAEKYINMEENAKLRESSW